One part of the Canis lupus dingo isolate Sandy chromosome 14, ASM325472v2, whole genome shotgun sequence genome encodes these proteins:
- the LOC112670821 gene encoding translation initiation factor IF-2-like — MARSAAPGPRPRRGGGRGRRSAVRGPSSRAHRCSSARPGHDGASPACALSAGDARGHGAPGAAAGDSGSMRPGSGVSRRAGHVAAFREPPGLTDASDVWRRVAPCPGHPLDARPLCPAHSGRGLSADRPAELPGSLPGPRRSLSASAVAVVPQPCGGGGACPAPPPPPASPAASPGVSRPGERRGGGGLPGACSSALAAQPSQLSPCSAHPCSSALVAPALAAQPLQLSPCSARTCSSALAAQPLQLSPCSAHPCSSALAAQPLQRPPCDLGTPGGPGAERAFRGPGHAGCVPSPRSGPSLRDLPSVPPRPRIPSAGPALLPLLWVRWSGA, encoded by the exons ATGGCCCGCTCAGCCGCACCGGGGCCGCGTCCGCGCCgcggggggggccggggccgccgcTCTGCCGTCCGCGGGCCGAGCTCGCGCGCCCATCGGTGCTCCTCGGCGCGCCCGGGTCACGACGGCGCCAGCCCCGCCTGCGCACTCTCCGCGGGCGATGCCCGGGGTCACGGGGCCcccggggcggcggccggggACAGCGGGTCCATGCGC CCGGGGAGCGGCGTCTCCCGCCGCGCTGGGCACGTGGCTGCCTTCCGGGAGCCTCCGGGTCTCACCGACGCGTCCGACGTGTGGCGCCGCGTGGCCCCGTGTCCTGGGCACCCGCTGGACGCACGGCCCCTGTGTCCCGCCCACTCGGGTCGGGGCCTGAGCGCGGACCGTCCCGCCGAGCTGCCGGGCTCCCTCCCGGGGCCACGACGCAGCCTCTCGGCCTCGGCTGTGGCTGTCGTGCCCCAGCcctgcgggggcggcggggcctgtCCtgctcccccgcctccccccgcgtCCCCCGCCGCGTCCCCCGGTGTGAGCAGGCCGGGAGAgcgccggggagggggcggcctgCCCGGGGCCTGCAGCTCAGCCCTCGCAGCTCAGCCCTCGCAGCTCAGCCCTTGCAGCGCCCACCCTTGCAGCTCAGCCCTTGTAGCGCCTGCCCTCGCAGCTCAGCCCTTGCAGCTCAGCCCTTGCAGCGCCCGCACTTGCAGCTCAGCCCTTGCAGCTCAGCCCTTGCAGCTCAGCCCTTGCAGCGCCCACCCTTGCAGCTCAGCCCTCGCAGCTCAGCCCTTGCAGCGCCCGCCCTGTGACCTGGGGACCCCCGGCGGCCCCGGAGCAGAGCGCGCCTTTAGAGGCCCTGGGCACGCGGGCTGTGTGCCCAGTCCCCGCAGCGGGCCGTCCCTCCGTGACCTTCCCTccgtgcccccccgccccaggatcCCCTCCGCAGGTCCTGCTCTGCTGCCGCTTCTCTGGGTGAGATGGAGCGGCGCCTAG